From the genome of candidate division KSB1 bacterium, one region includes:
- a CDS encoding T9SS type A sorting domain-containing protein, translating to MWVGKWQCHRLWAALLSLLLGTAAWRPASGGGTVYLVLGSDTAIWDGMDVARYDCLYRLDLYTDPTRNAYRVMDPAYRQRFVDSYGQPLKMTWWMMAGNIFRYARNTDVPLPNIMTMYLMKKYHGDNVVANGDELSLHYHTFFWSDYDGDGRWWWNQAHTFQECRDDFDVTLAQLLLEEQVFPVSFRSGWHYMDNDWQRYLNQLLPFSMHNDYPTRGIDTTEPLDNMIDWSQAPSQWVPYHPSEDNYQLPGHGAGWNVRSAHFSTTLARGYMEEIFAEAQRGVDQVACIWGHLPETDFLENIARIDSAAHAAAARYPGVTFRYCTAVEAMQRWLRTNDVRPPTLTVDIVGSGSDARLRIQSDEPLFQPQAVVAFKDVYEEYDLLPSRVLAANVWEVTLPAQRLAKVGLAVCDTVGNQTLFVHRFLPDDRFCDDESGHLTPVAGQWSSMAQAASGRTAQRATIAAGDSAVVRWYPQLAEEGVYNVFVQVPAVSNPAPETAFRLFDRGAYVGGTVFNEPLRAGEWHYLATAPLSSGPETFLEMVVRGGQTGGTAVADVVKFSALVRDRDLQVQPPVVDLGEVSRRDTVRFSLQLQNRGVEELTVTGYESAGGELSCPATFPLRIPAMGRVSLPVHAFWRQSGARIDSLTLFSDDPRKARLSVAVTARVQNYFLVVDNEDQGHYAEFGEWHYSVAQAYGPTSRYAPLNQTPRAYATFTGILELAGVYELFEIVPTTVNSTNNALYVVSLAGIPLDSVIINQNLGSGSWVRIGRYHFPAGVDVSVRVIDTGKNTDPQGVVLRADAIKFALLKEVTFAEQPLPGSVPYRFRLGQSYPNPCNARATIAYELDREGRVELRVYNAAGQQVAVLVEGTLPAGRHEVHWAVEDVPSGVYFYRLKTERQALIGKLAVVR from the coding sequence ATGTGGGTAGGCAAGTGGCAGTGCCATCGGTTGTGGGCCGCGCTGCTATCCCTGCTGCTTGGGACAGCCGCATGGCGTCCGGCCTCAGGCGGTGGCACGGTGTACCTGGTGTTGGGGTCGGATACGGCCATTTGGGATGGGATGGACGTTGCCCGTTACGACTGCCTGTATCGGCTTGACCTGTACACTGACCCGACGCGCAATGCCTACAGGGTCATGGACCCTGCCTATCGCCAGCGCTTTGTGGACTCTTACGGCCAGCCTTTGAAGATGACTTGGTGGATGATGGCCGGCAACATCTTCCGCTATGCGCGCAACACCGACGTGCCCTTGCCGAACATCATGACCATGTACCTGATGAAGAAGTACCACGGCGACAATGTGGTCGCCAACGGCGATGAGCTTTCTCTCCACTATCACACCTTCTTCTGGAGCGACTATGACGGCGATGGCCGCTGGTGGTGGAACCAGGCGCATACGTTCCAGGAATGCCGGGACGACTTTGACGTGACTCTCGCCCAGCTGCTGCTCGAAGAACAAGTCTTTCCGGTCTCCTTCCGCAGTGGCTGGCACTACATGGACAACGACTGGCAGCGCTATCTCAACCAGCTCCTACCCTTCAGCATGCACAACGATTATCCCACGCGTGGCATCGACACCACCGAACCATTGGACAACATGATTGACTGGTCGCAGGCGCCGAGCCAATGGGTGCCGTACCATCCATCTGAGGACAACTACCAGCTTCCAGGCCACGGTGCAGGGTGGAATGTCCGTTCGGCGCACTTTTCGACCACCCTGGCTCGCGGCTATATGGAAGAGATATTCGCCGAGGCGCAGCGCGGCGTCGACCAGGTGGCCTGCATCTGGGGACATTTGCCGGAGACTGACTTTCTGGAGAACATCGCCAGGATCGACAGTGCCGCCCATGCCGCAGCCGCGCGCTATCCAGGCGTCACCTTCCGCTACTGCACGGCGGTGGAGGCCATGCAGCGCTGGTTGCGCACCAACGATGTTAGGCCCCCTACCCTGACGGTGGACATCGTCGGTAGCGGGAGTGACGCGCGCCTGCGCATCCAGAGCGATGAGCCCCTCTTCCAGCCGCAGGCCGTGGTGGCGTTCAAGGATGTCTACGAAGAATATGACCTGTTGCCCAGTCGTGTCCTGGCGGCCAATGTCTGGGAGGTGACCTTGCCGGCGCAGAGGCTTGCCAAGGTGGGGCTGGCCGTCTGCGACACCGTCGGCAACCAGACGCTGTTCGTCCACCGCTTTCTACCTGATGACCGCTTTTGCGATGATGAAAGCGGCCACCTCACGCCGGTGGCAGGGCAATGGAGCAGCATGGCGCAGGCGGCGTCGGGCCGCACTGCACAAAGGGCGACTATCGCCGCTGGTGACAGCGCCGTGGTGCGCTGGTATCCGCAGTTGGCTGAGGAGGGAGTCTACAACGTCTTTGTGCAGGTGCCGGCGGTGAGCAACCCCGCACCCGAGACGGCGTTCAGGCTCTTTGACCGTGGGGCCTACGTGGGCGGGACTGTGTTCAACGAGCCCCTGCGCGCTGGCGAGTGGCATTATCTGGCCACGGCACCGCTTTCCTCAGGACCTGAGACGTTTCTGGAAATGGTCGTACGCGGCGGGCAGACAGGGGGGACAGCGGTGGCCGACGTGGTCAAGTTCTCGGCGCTGGTGCGCGACCGTGACTTGCAGGTGCAACCGCCGGTGGTGGACCTGGGGGAGGTGAGCCGTCGCGACACTGTCCGCTTCTCCCTGCAGCTGCAAAATAGGGGGGTAGAGGAGCTCACCGTCACCGGCTATGAGTCGGCCGGCGGCGAGCTGTCGTGCCCGGCCACCTTCCCGCTGCGCATCCCTGCCATGGGCCGCGTGAGCTTACCTGTGCATGCTTTTTGGAGGCAGTCAGGAGCAAGGATCGATTCGCTCACCCTGTTCAGCGACGACCCCCGCAAAGCGCGGCTCAGTGTTGCGGTGACGGCGCGCGTGCAGAACTACTTCTTGGTCGTGGACAATGAGGATCAGGGACATTATGCCGAATTCGGCGAGTGGCACTACAGCGTGGCCCAGGCCTATGGGCCGACCAGTCGCTATGCGCCGCTGAACCAGACTCCACGTGCTTATGCCACCTTTACCGGCATTCTCGAGCTTGCCGGTGTCTACGAACTGTTCGAAATCGTGCCCACCACGGTGAATTCCACCAACAACGCTTTGTACGTGGTCAGCCTGGCGGGCATACCCTTGGACTCGGTGATCATCAACCAGAATCTGGGCAGCGGCTCCTGGGTGCGCATCGGGCGCTACCACTTCCCCGCCGGCGTGGACGTGAGCGTGCGGGTTATCGACACCGGGAAGAACACCGATCCCCAGGGCGTAGTCCTGCGCGCGGACGCCATCAAGTTTGCGTTGCTCAAGGAGGTAACCTTCGCCGAGCAGCCCTTGCCAGGGAGTGTTCCGTACCGCTTTCGCTTAGGGCAGAGTTACCCAAATCCTTGCAATGCCCGGGCGACCATTGCTTATGAGCTCGACCGTGAGGGGCGGGTGGAGCTGCGCGTCTACAACGCCGCCGGGCAGCAGGTGGCGGTGCTCGTAGAAGGCACACTGCCTGCAGGGCGTCATGAGGTGCATTGGGCGGTGGAGGATGTACCTTCCGGCGTCTATTTCTACCGCCTCAAGACCGAGCGCCAGGCCTTGATCGGCAAGCTCGCCGTGGTGCGCTGA
- a CDS encoding DUF5009 domain-containing protein produces MQTTPSKRLLSLDAFRGLTIIFMTLVNNPGSWRYVLPPLRHAEWHGCTPTDLVFPFFLFIMGVAMAFSFARRLETAGKKGPLYLQIVKRTALLLLLGWFLNLFPEFDFVHMRLSGVLQRIGLCYFFASLLVLHLGRRGQVVSLVLLLVGYWAIMALVPFPGRGADPWALGSNLAQYVDNLLLKGHMWKPDFDPEGFLSTLPAIASTLFGYLTGQWLRSERAPLEKTVGMFVSANLLLVVALVWATWMPLNKQLWTSSYVLYTTGLALHFLAMSYWAIDIKGWRRGLQPLIVYGSNAILAYFGSSLLAKWLYYWQFTMADGSRQPVKGLIYSKVLVPVAGNWGGSLLYPFLHILLWLGILTILYRKRVFIKL; encoded by the coding sequence ATGCAAACAACTCCGTCGAAAAGGCTCCTGTCGCTGGATGCCTTCCGTGGCCTCACCATCATCTTCATGACCTTGGTGAACAACCCGGGGAGCTGGCGGTATGTGCTCCCTCCGCTCCGTCACGCCGAATGGCACGGCTGCACACCCACCGACCTGGTGTTTCCTTTCTTCCTGTTCATCATGGGCGTTGCCATGGCCTTTTCTTTTGCGAGAAGATTGGAAACTGCCGGCAAGAAGGGCCCCCTGTATCTGCAGATTGTGAAGAGGACGGCGCTCCTCTTACTCCTCGGGTGGTTTTTGAACCTGTTTCCAGAGTTCGATTTCGTCCACATGCGCTTGTCCGGTGTGTTGCAGCGGATTGGGCTGTGCTACTTTTTCGCCTCGTTGCTGGTGCTCCACCTCGGCAGGCGTGGGCAGGTGGTGAGCCTTGTGCTGCTCCTGGTGGGATACTGGGCCATCATGGCATTGGTGCCCTTTCCAGGGCGGGGAGCCGATCCCTGGGCGCTGGGCAGCAACTTGGCGCAGTACGTGGACAATTTGCTCCTGAAAGGGCACATGTGGAAGCCGGATTTTGACCCGGAGGGTTTTCTCAGCACATTGCCCGCTATTGCCAGCACCCTGTTTGGCTACCTGACCGGGCAGTGGCTGCGCAGCGAACGGGCACCATTGGAAAAGACCGTGGGCATGTTCGTTTCGGCCAATCTCCTCCTCGTGGTAGCCCTTGTCTGGGCAACCTGGATGCCGCTGAACAAGCAGCTATGGACCAGCAGTTACGTCCTCTACACCACGGGGCTGGCGCTGCACTTCCTTGCCATGAGCTACTGGGCCATTGACATCAAGGGGTGGCGGCGTGGACTGCAGCCGCTGATCGTGTACGGCAGCAACGCCATTCTGGCCTACTTCGGCTCTTCGCTGCTGGCCAAATGGCTGTACTATTGGCAGTTCACCATGGCCGACGGCAGCCGGCAGCCGGTGAAAGGCCTGATCTACAGCAAAGTGCTGGTGCCGGTGGCCGGCAACTGGGGAGGATCCCTCCTCTACCCCTTTCTGCACATTCTCCTGTGGCTTGGCATCTTGACCATCCTCTATCGCAAGAGGGTCTTTATCAAATTGTGA
- a CDS encoding Ig-like domain-containing protein, with the protein MRTNKNGEYLVILALLAAVFLPALGLAQVTGLSGWNIFLDPGHSQKENMGVYGYSEAERNLRVGLRLREMLLNETDIDTVYISRTNDQQQVSLTQRTDFANRVGAAWFHSIHSDAGDPAANSTLLLWGQYYNGQEKYPPGGKAMSDIMVVLLTRGMRTTTRGSIGDCSFYTWSDFCRTSGGPYLHVNRVTTMPSELSEAGFHTNPRQNQLFMNADWKRLEARTFFWSILRFHRLPRPAPGICTGIVYDAETGVPLNGARVTVGGATYVTDTYESLFHLYSGDPQQLHNGFYYIEGLGTASTELSVEADNYIPVQMRVTLSDTFFTFVDVGLYSTVPPVVRTTYPADGDTAFPAWADMSITFSRPMDKQSVEAAFALWPPAAVSFVWSSDGTRLTVKTDTLLFTTNYVLTIAGTARSIHGYFLDGNGDGVGGDDVVVRFRTSRADITPPKLVKIYPKQNATNVELHPIISAWYDEELDTTVDFAALFKVERFLDHTYVPGTLKHYLVNKQSVLTFFPDAPLYPRETYVTRIFAGLRDYFGNVVINNRSYSFVTTGTSLQTAGIDDFEAGVGNWWAPQQSGSTTGIVTEQTNRQAEQGVVNLLTSSTTAMRVNFAWDVGAPSWLIRVYLSGGAPKNVRFDSSYMLQVYVFGDGSGTLFRFCVDDRVPDYQAANHEVSPWYAIDWVGWRLVTWDMSRDGTGTWLGDGNLDGTLGFDSIQLSSQPGGAPQGTLVFDDLRLARPTQVRVEPPVASVPTRLRLAQGYPNPFNALVTLHYEVPDGVHHVQLALYDALGRKVKTVVDGAQAGGVYRVQWDGTDDRGQSVASGVYLCRLSTDEGSASVQLILTR; encoded by the coding sequence ATGCGGACGAACAAGAATGGAGAGTACTTGGTCATTCTTGCACTTCTGGCGGCTGTATTCCTGCCGGCCCTTGGGTTGGCGCAAGTGACCGGGTTGTCTGGGTGGAACATTTTCCTCGATCCGGGTCACAGCCAGAAAGAGAACATGGGGGTATACGGCTACTCCGAGGCGGAGCGCAATTTGCGCGTTGGCCTGCGCCTGCGCGAGATGCTGCTCAACGAGACGGACATCGACACGGTCTACATCTCGCGCACCAATGACCAGCAGCAGGTGTCGCTGACCCAGCGCACCGATTTCGCCAACCGCGTTGGCGCCGCCTGGTTTCACTCGATTCACAGCGATGCTGGCGACCCCGCGGCCAACAGCACCTTGCTCCTTTGGGGCCAATACTACAACGGCCAGGAGAAGTACCCGCCTGGCGGCAAGGCGATGTCGGATATCATGGTCGTGCTCCTCACGCGCGGGATGCGCACCACCACCAGGGGCTCCATCGGCGACTGCAGTTTCTACACCTGGTCGGACTTTTGTCGGACCTCGGGCGGGCCGTATCTGCACGTGAACCGCGTGACGACGATGCCCTCCGAGCTCAGCGAGGCCGGTTTCCACACCAATCCGCGCCAGAACCAGCTCTTTATGAATGCCGACTGGAAGCGGCTGGAGGCGCGCACCTTTTTCTGGTCTATTCTGCGCTTCCATCGCTTGCCGCGACCGGCGCCGGGGATTTGCACCGGTATCGTCTACGATGCGGAAACCGGCGTACCGCTCAACGGCGCCAGAGTCACCGTGGGCGGTGCCACCTATGTGACCGATACCTACGAGTCGCTCTTCCACCTTTACTCCGGCGACCCGCAGCAACTGCACAACGGCTTCTACTACATCGAAGGGTTGGGTACGGCCAGCACTGAGCTGAGTGTCGAGGCTGACAACTACATTCCTGTGCAGATGCGCGTCACTCTGTCTGACACGTTTTTCACCTTCGTGGATGTGGGTCTGTACAGCACCGTGCCGCCGGTGGTCAGGACTACCTACCCCGCGGACGGCGACACCGCATTCCCCGCCTGGGCGGATATGTCCATCACTTTCAGCAGGCCCATGGACAAGCAGTCGGTGGAGGCGGCCTTTGCTTTGTGGCCGCCAGCCGCCGTGTCCTTCGTCTGGTCCTCCGACGGCACGCGTCTGACTGTAAAGACGGATACGCTGCTTTTCACCACCAACTATGTGTTGACCATCGCCGGCACGGCGCGCAGCATTCACGGCTACTTCCTGGACGGTAATGGCGACGGCGTGGGGGGCGACGACGTGGTCGTCCGTTTCCGCACCAGCCGCGCGGACATTACGCCCCCAAAGCTGGTCAAGATCTACCCGAAGCAGAACGCCACCAACGTAGAGCTCCACCCCATCATCAGCGCATGGTACGACGAGGAGCTGGACACCACGGTAGACTTTGCCGCGCTTTTCAAGGTGGAGCGGTTCTTGGATCACACCTACGTGCCCGGCACGCTCAAGCACTATCTGGTGAACAAGCAGAGCGTGTTGACGTTCTTTCCAGATGCCCCTTTGTATCCGAGGGAGACATATGTGACGAGGATTTTTGCCGGCTTGCGGGACTACTTTGGCAACGTGGTCATCAATAACCGCTCCTACAGCTTCGTTACCACAGGCACGTCCCTGCAAACCGCGGGCATCGACGATTTTGAGGCGGGCGTGGGCAACTGGTGGGCGCCGCAACAGAGCGGCAGCACCACGGGTATTGTCACCGAGCAGACGAACAGACAGGCGGAGCAGGGGGTGGTCAACCTTCTCACCAGCAGCACTACCGCCATGCGCGTGAACTTTGCCTGGGACGTGGGCGCACCCTCCTGGCTGATCCGGGTGTACTTGTCTGGAGGCGCGCCCAAGAACGTGCGCTTCGATAGCAGCTACATGTTGCAAGTATACGTGTTCGGCGACGGGAGCGGCACCTTGTTCCGCTTTTGCGTGGACGACCGCGTGCCCGATTACCAGGCCGCCAACCACGAGGTGAGCCCATGGTACGCCATCGACTGGGTGGGGTGGCGATTGGTGACGTGGGACATGTCGCGCGACGGTACGGGGACCTGGCTGGGTGACGGCAACCTGGACGGGACGTTGGGGTTCGACAGCATCCAGCTCTCCTCCCAACCCGGAGGTGCACCCCAGGGTACGCTGGTCTTTGACGACCTGCGCCTCGCCCGGCCCACACAGGTCAGGGTGGAGCCCCCAGTAGCCAGCGTGCCGACAAGGCTTCGCCTTGCCCAGGGCTACCCAAATCCGTTCAACGCCTTGGTGACACTCCACTACGAAGTGCCAGATGGTGTGCACCATGTGCAGTTGGCTTTGTACGATGCGTTAGGACGGAAGGTCAAGACCGTGGTCGACGGAGCGCAAGCGGGTGGTGTCTACCGCGTGCAATGGGATGGCACCGATGACCGGGGGCAGAGCGTGGCAAGTGGCGTATACCTCTGTCGCCTGAGCACAGACGAGGGGAGTGCCAGCGTTCAGCTCATCCTCACGCGCTAA
- a CDS encoding family 10 glycosylhydrolase translates to MKQLCSLLLSMILAHGLLASGNREFRATWVITWEHISPSLTAEQNKANVRAILDRHKGANMNAVLWQCRQSGTAYYNSSFEPWGYYAGYQYPGYDPLAYAIEEAHKRGMEVHAWFNVFQVSSTYPGAPAVLHPEWICRDRDGNPMTSNIAFSPGLEAVRAYTIAVAMEIVRNYDIDGLHLDYVRWNEYSNSKLSKKLAKMAEQQQWLDGMIPAEQLQDLQENAAGRYLYDIEHPYSAGVPAGFASWEDWWRWSVTEFVRVLHDSIQAVKPWVRLSPAALGKYNWSSWQGYGTVYQDAALWFNEGYIEQLTPMHYHWLTPDGFYAMLVGPSESWGPWIQKGIAEGRLFTVGPGSYQFAYEKVWYRHPAVVEVCRTVPWVDGFQFFSYGSWQAYQYWEEAGQTFFERKTKVRSGWSPHADVPDAPSIAIRKLDSLRYELTITPPPSVRTPHRYAIYRSEDDVIDLEQDRIVDVHFGITPYTVVEEFPGTQDYNGAYRYAATVLDRYWNESAPSNVVVTDPLPSFAPVVVATSPAEGDTVPVNAAISFTFSKTMDKSSVEAALTFVPPFEVTTMTWLDGKVLQIVPVRLQFATAYTVTVGASATDINGRRLDGNGDGVEGDPFVLRFATRRIDDVGPRVLVTYPAFPVGQAMDVDDVITLVFDELIKPASMTDTTVSVTSAAGEARVEALATATADRSLVCIRAWEPLAPETEYTVYVRNTIQDTTGNQMEDDFSWGFRTSKAHYVESRMIDDFSAAGNWEQPSYSGSTSGIVVANSTFGITSAVYLPASATRPVSKRSAFLTYEWMETPPPQGYLLREYLKTGPPRDVVFDTTYTLQVYLYGDASGNKFRFCLDEGTGTDWPYHEVSNWVTIDWYGWRLVEWHLSDPGSVGSWIGDGVMNGKAYRIDSFQLTRGETGAVRGRLFFDNLRLVKKSTEPVRVEPTGSNVPLAFMLHPAYPNPFNPVATIPFDIASSGDVRLVVYDMLGREVATLVDQTLAPGRYRVQFDARGLPSGTYFCRLVCRGQAMTRKLVLAR, encoded by the coding sequence ATGAAACAGTTGTGCAGTCTGCTGTTGAGCATGATCCTCGCTCACGGCCTGCTGGCCAGTGGCAACCGTGAATTCCGCGCCACGTGGGTGATTACCTGGGAACACATCAGTCCGTCGCTCACGGCTGAGCAGAACAAGGCAAACGTGCGCGCCATCCTGGACCGGCACAAGGGGGCAAACATGAACGCGGTCTTGTGGCAATGCCGGCAGAGCGGGACGGCCTACTACAACTCTTCGTTCGAGCCATGGGGTTACTACGCCGGCTACCAGTATCCCGGCTACGATCCTTTGGCCTATGCCATCGAAGAGGCGCACAAGCGGGGCATGGAGGTGCACGCCTGGTTCAACGTGTTTCAGGTCTCGTCCACCTATCCCGGAGCCCCGGCGGTGCTGCATCCGGAGTGGATCTGTCGCGATCGCGACGGCAACCCCATGACCAGCAACATCGCCTTTTCCCCAGGGCTGGAGGCGGTGCGGGCCTACACCATTGCCGTGGCGATGGAAATCGTGCGCAACTACGATATCGACGGCCTGCACCTGGACTACGTGCGCTGGAACGAGTACAGCAACTCAAAGCTCTCCAAGAAGCTGGCCAAGATGGCCGAGCAGCAACAGTGGCTGGACGGCATGATCCCGGCGGAGCAGCTGCAGGACCTGCAAGAGAACGCCGCCGGCCGCTACCTTTACGACATCGAGCACCCGTACAGTGCCGGTGTACCGGCTGGTTTCGCCTCGTGGGAGGACTGGTGGCGCTGGTCGGTAACCGAGTTCGTGCGCGTGTTGCACGACTCCATCCAGGCTGTGAAGCCGTGGGTCAGGCTGTCGCCGGCAGCATTGGGCAAGTACAACTGGTCAAGCTGGCAGGGCTACGGCACTGTCTACCAGGATGCGGCGCTCTGGTTCAATGAAGGCTACATCGAGCAGTTGACCCCCATGCACTATCACTGGCTCACACCCGACGGATTCTACGCCATGCTGGTCGGCCCGAGCGAGTCCTGGGGGCCGTGGATCCAGAAAGGCATTGCCGAGGGGCGGCTGTTCACCGTCGGGCCGGGTTCGTACCAATTCGCCTACGAAAAGGTCTGGTACCGTCATCCCGCCGTCGTGGAGGTCTGTCGCACCGTGCCGTGGGTGGATGGGTTCCAATTCTTCAGCTATGGGAGCTGGCAGGCCTACCAGTACTGGGAGGAAGCCGGACAAACCTTCTTCGAGCGCAAGACCAAGGTGCGCTCCGGCTGGTCTCCACACGCCGATGTCCCCGATGCCCCCAGTATCGCCATCCGCAAACTGGATTCGTTACGCTACGAGCTGACCATTACCCCGCCGCCATCGGTGCGTACGCCGCACCGTTATGCCATCTACCGCTCCGAGGACGACGTCATCGACCTCGAGCAGGACCGCATCGTGGACGTGCATTTCGGCATCACACCCTACACGGTGGTGGAAGAGTTCCCCGGCACGCAGGACTATAACGGCGCGTATCGCTACGCCGCAACAGTGCTGGACCGTTATTGGAACGAGTCCGCGCCGTCCAACGTGGTGGTTACCGATCCACTTCCTTCTTTCGCACCGGTGGTGGTAGCCACCAGCCCGGCGGAAGGGGACACCGTCCCGGTGAACGCTGCGATCTCCTTTACCTTTTCCAAGACGATGGACAAGAGCAGTGTTGAGGCGGCGCTGACCTTTGTCCCTCCCTTTGAGGTGACGACGATGACCTGGCTGGATGGGAAGGTGCTGCAGATTGTGCCGGTGCGTCTGCAGTTTGCCACTGCCTACACCGTGACGGTGGGAGCCAGTGCTACCGACATCAACGGCCGCCGGCTGGACGGCAACGGCGATGGGGTAGAGGGGGATCCATTCGTCCTGCGCTTTGCCACGCGCCGGATCGATGATGTTGGCCCACGCGTCCTGGTGACCTATCCTGCGTTCCCGGTCGGGCAAGCCATGGACGTGGACGACGTGATTACGCTGGTGTTCGATGAGCTGATCAAGCCGGCGAGCATGACGGACACGACCGTCAGTGTCACGAGTGCCGCCGGGGAAGCCCGCGTCGAGGCTTTAGCTACAGCAACGGCCGACCGCTCCCTGGTGTGCATCAGGGCATGGGAGCCTCTCGCGCCGGAGACCGAGTACACGGTGTATGTGCGCAACACGATTCAGGACACGACCGGCAACCAGATGGAGGACGACTTCTCCTGGGGCTTTCGCACCTCCAAGGCGCACTATGTGGAGAGTCGCATGATCGACGACTTCTCCGCTGCCGGCAACTGGGAGCAGCCCAGCTACAGCGGCTCCACCTCCGGGATTGTGGTAGCAAACTCGACCTTTGGCATCACCAGTGCCGTCTACCTGCCCGCCTCAGCCACGCGGCCGGTATCAAAGCGCTCAGCTTTCCTGACGTACGAATGGATGGAGACACCGCCGCCACAAGGCTATCTCCTGCGAGAGTACCTGAAGACCGGACCGCCGCGCGACGTGGTGTTTGATACCACCTACACGCTTCAAGTCTACCTCTACGGCGATGCGAGCGGCAACAAGTTCCGTTTCTGCCTGGATGAAGGGACGGGCACCGATTGGCCCTATCACGAAGTCTCCAATTGGGTGACCATCGACTGGTACGGCTGGCGCTTGGTGGAATGGCACCTGAGCGACCCCGGCAGTGTGGGCAGTTGGATTGGCGACGGCGTCATGAACGGGAAGGCCTACCGCATCGATAGCTTCCAGCTGACGCGAGGCGAAACGGGGGCAGTCAGGGGGCGGCTCTTCTTCGACAACCTGCGCTTGGTGAAAAAGTCGACTGAGCCGGTGCGAGTGGAACCCACCGGCAGCAACGTGCCGCTGGCCTTCATGCTCCATCCGGCATACCCGAATCCCTTCAACCCCGTGGCGACCATCCCCTTCGACATTGCCAGCAGCGGCGACGTGCGCCTGGTGGTGTACGACATGTTGGGCCGGGAGGTTGCCACGCTGGTGGACCAGACACTGGCCCCGGGCCGCTATCGGGTACAGTTTGACGCGCGCGGGCTGCCGTCCGGCACGTATTTTTGTCGCCTGGTATGCCGTGGCCAAGCTATGACCAGGAAGTTAGTCCTGGCCCGCTAA
- a CDS encoding DUF1460 domain-containing protein: protein MGRVLGLAVLGGVLMLLGLVGCAALLPARKPSLSKQELDVAARVGISAEQLLRMQKTPLSRFTEREVDLYLRYLSEMEPDLRLRVQHLARKMVGQPYQIFLLGEFPFEIYDPDPLFSLRKSDCLVFAEHIYAMALAWDWPSFMALLQRIRYKDGRIGMLTRNHYTEADWVVNNSWLVQDFTAELVGDRAVPVTSVIDRARFFRRFGIGQEIPLQELSWSYIPYELLPEFIDRLQPGDFVNIVRGNQDGLYVGHVGLITRSADGTVNLLHSTHPRVVEEPLMGLYREAPALRAAREKENRRIMARNRKIQEHNERVRRTGKGKEKPLLPVKPYFYGFRFYRLRTDALGELRRLDGPEAPRVQFVPHSNL from the coding sequence ATGGGGCGCGTGCTTGGATTGGCTGTCCTGGGGGGCGTTCTCATGCTCTTGGGGCTGGTCGGTTGCGCGGCCTTGCTGCCGGCAAGAAAGCCGTCTCTTAGCAAACAGGAGCTGGACGTGGCGGCACGTGTGGGCATCAGCGCCGAGCAGCTTCTGCGCATGCAAAAGACGCCACTCTCTCGCTTCACAGAGCGGGAGGTCGACCTCTACCTGCGCTATCTCAGCGAGATGGAGCCAGACCTGCGCCTGCGCGTGCAACACTTGGCACGGAAGATGGTGGGCCAACCGTACCAGATTTTCCTTCTCGGCGAGTTTCCCTTTGAAATCTACGACCCCGATCCGCTCTTCAGCCTGCGCAAGAGCGACTGTCTTGTCTTCGCCGAGCACATATACGCCATGGCCCTGGCCTGGGACTGGCCAAGCTTCATGGCGCTCTTGCAGAGGATCCGCTACAAGGACGGGCGCATCGGCATGCTCACCAGGAACCACTACACCGAAGCCGACTGGGTGGTGAACAACTCCTGGCTGGTGCAAGATTTCACTGCCGAGCTGGTGGGAGACCGCGCCGTGCCCGTGACCTCAGTGATCGACCGCGCGCGCTTCTTTCGGCGATTCGGCATCGGCCAGGAAATCCCGCTCCAGGAGCTCAGCTGGTCCTACATCCCTTATGAACTCTTGCCGGAATTCATCGATCGGCTGCAGCCCGGTGACTTTGTCAACATTGTGCGGGGCAACCAGGATGGCCTCTACGTGGGGCATGTGGGGCTCATCACCCGCAGCGCAGACGGCACAGTCAATCTGCTTCACTCCACGCACCCGCGGGTGGTAGAGGAGCCTCTCATGGGGCTTTACCGGGAAGCACCGGCGTTGCGCGCCGCCAGGGAGAAGGAAAACCGGCGGATCATGGCGCGCAACCGCAAGATCCAGGAGCACAACGAGCGCGTACGAAGGACCGGCAAAGGAAAGGAGAAACCGCTCCTCCCTGTCAAGCCCTACTTCTACGGGTTTCGCTTCTATCGCCTCAGGACGGATGCCCTTGGCGAGTTGCGCCGCCTGGATGGGCCGGAGGCCCCGCGCGTGCAGTTTGTGCCGCATTCAAACCTCTGA